The following proteins come from a genomic window of Vallitaleaceae bacterium 9-2:
- a CDS encoding HlyD family efflux transporter periplasmic adaptor subunit, which translates to MKKKVIIGIGAGIVLTAIIGISVWRQNMNGDGGGFGGKEQPVTTQTVNVQEITSTVSVTGVAKEALKQEMQAKEVLEITKVNNEKGDIVKKGDVLFEVDVKPLEDELEKLKLNQEREYLQLSRLSSESNVSGVESAKISNELSRLTYEAAQKEVATQEKEYKKHQELYGAGIISEAELDTAKANLDNAKTQLNNAQLNLEQSQVSVREIQSTTANTNQAKDFDIRAQRLALESIDLDIANLEERVEEYRTFGEAKIDGIVSEMDVHEGDFLEVQEPMATIISDEEIIIEANIREYDIREIRIGQEVLITGDAIDESVEVKGRVQYIAPVAAKAIINGRESTSILVEIVVEQGVEEVKPGYTVECEITTLKNEEAIVISYEMFAREKDGEKTVFVVNENNVLEERVVEVGITSDFDAEITSGIEKNELVVVNPSMLLHDGMKVSVNERTVEEGN; encoded by the coding sequence ATGAAAAAGAAAGTAATTATTGGAATTGGTGCTGGGATCGTTTTAACAGCAATTATTGGTATAAGTGTATGGCGTCAGAACATGAACGGTGATGGCGGAGGTTTTGGAGGTAAGGAACAACCTGTAACAACTCAAACGGTTAATGTACAAGAGATTACGTCTACAGTGTCCGTGACAGGTGTTGCCAAAGAAGCATTAAAACAAGAGATGCAAGCAAAAGAAGTGCTTGAAATTACTAAAGTCAATAATGAAAAAGGGGATATCGTCAAAAAAGGTGATGTGCTGTTTGAAGTGGATGTTAAACCCCTTGAAGATGAATTAGAAAAGCTTAAATTAAACCAAGAGCGTGAATATTTACAACTAAGTCGCTTAAGCTCAGAGAGTAACGTATCTGGAGTTGAAAGTGCAAAAATTAGTAATGAGTTATCAAGATTAACATACGAAGCAGCGCAAAAGGAAGTGGCTACACAAGAAAAAGAATACAAAAAGCATCAAGAATTATATGGAGCAGGGATTATCTCAGAGGCAGAACTAGATACAGCAAAGGCCAATCTAGATAATGCAAAGACCCAATTAAATAATGCACAGTTAAACCTAGAACAAAGTCAGGTAAGTGTACGCGAGATTCAATCAACGACAGCAAATACCAATCAAGCCAAAGATTTTGATATTCGAGCACAACGCTTAGCGTTAGAAAGTATTGACCTTGATATTGCCAACTTAGAAGAACGCGTAGAAGAATATCGAACATTTGGAGAAGCCAAAATTGATGGTATTGTATCTGAGATGGATGTACATGAAGGAGATTTTCTAGAGGTTCAAGAGCCGATGGCAACAATTATCTCGGATGAAGAAATTATCATAGAAGCAAATATTCGTGAATATGATATTCGAGAGATTCGTATAGGTCAAGAGGTTCTAATAACAGGAGATGCAATTGATGAATCCGTTGAGGTAAAAGGGCGTGTGCAATACATTGCTCCGGTTGCAGCTAAAGCTATTATAAATGGGCGTGAGTCAACCTCAATCTTGGTTGAAATCGTTGTTGAACAAGGCGTTGAAGAAGTAAAGCCTGGCTATACTGTAGAGTGTGAGATTACAACTTTGAAAAATGAAGAAGCCATTGTCATCTCATATGAAATGTTCGCACGTGAAAAAGACGGAGAAAAAACGGTGTTCGTAGTTAATGAGAACAATGTGTTGGAAGAACGCGTAGTTGAAGTGGGAATTACTTCTGATTTTGATGCAGAAATCACATCAGGAATCGAAAAAAATGAGCTCGTAGTTGTAAATCCGTCAATGTTACTACATGATGGAATGAAGGTATCCGTAAATGAGCGAACGGTGGAAGAAGGGAACTAA